ATAGTTATAGTTTTTTGCTTTTATCATACCCTATTCAAATTTTCTAAGTATGCCTTCCCTTTTACCTATCTATGTATATTTTAAAGAAAACTCGCAAAGGCGTTGTTGCCCTTATGCAATTTGAGTGCAGATTATTTATCAATGATACTCACCACTTAGTCCGTTAACAAAGAAAAACTTTCTTATAAGCTAAAAATGAAAAAAACACCTCAAAAATCAAGGTGTTTTCTTTATCTATTAATGATCTTTAAGCAACTCTTCATATTGTTCTGCAGTCATTAGTTTATCAACTTGGCTCTTGTCAGAAACTTCAATCACAATCATCCAGGCTTTTTCGTATGGAGATTCATTGACATTCTCAGGATTATCATTTAAGTCTTCGTTAATTTCTACAACCTTACCACTAATAGGAGCATAAAGTTCAGAAACTGTTTTAACAGATTCTACACTACCAAATGGTTGGTCTGCAATAATTTCATCGCCTACTTCAGGAAGTTCTACAAAAACGATATCTCCTAATTCATGTTGAGCAAAATCTGTAATCCCAACACGAACTTGATCGCCTTCAACTTTTACCCATTCATGTTCTTCGGTATAACGCAAATCCTTTGGTGTAGTCATTTTAAATCCCTCCGTTGTTTTTTTATAAAAATTTAGAGCCACACTTTTTCAAAAGCATCAGCTTTGAATCCGACGGTTACTTTTTCGCCATTTGTCAAAAGTGGCCGTTTGATTAACATACCGTCCGATGCCAATAAATCCATCAGCTCCTGCTCAGTAGCTGATTTCATTTTATCTTTTAATCCTAATTCACGGTACTTATGGCCACTCGTATTGAAAAATTTCTTTAGTTCGAGGCCACTTTTTTGATACATTTCTGTTATTTTATCCCGTGAAGGAGGATTTTCAACAATATGTATTTCAGTATAGGTCAGTTGATGATCATTTAGCCACTTCTTCGCTTTTTGACATGTACCGCAATTTGGGTACCAATAAAAAGTTAATGCCATCAGTTTCACCGCCATCTTTTCCATTAACTCTTTTCTTCAATTTGATATTACCATAATAATACGCAATTTCATATATGAAAGCGCAATCTTTTGGAAAACTATTCTATTAATAAGGAGTTCAATTATTTTTCAAAAAGTTCTTCTCCATCTTGAAAATATTTTTCTACTATATTTTTATTAGGCAATGTAAGATAACTTTGTTGATTATTTTTGACAAAAAATAATCAACAACATATCTTTACTCACCGATTAGAATTTTTATGTGCCTTGTCCTTTTTCTCCACACAAAAAGGCCAACCCCTTTCACTAATATATAGTAAAGTTTACCCTATATCATACTATATATTATGCTCTCATAAGGGGTAGGCTCTCTCAACATTCTTTTACTTTGGCTCTTTTCTTAAACTTTGTTGCTATTTGAAGGTAATATGGTGTGTTATATTAGTTTATCGATGAATCAGCAGGCAATTTTTAAGAAAAGAGCACGATATCATAGTAATTACGGGTTTTAGACTAGGTACAAAAAAACAATCTGTACAAAAACAGCCTTTACTTTAGATTAAACAATAAATCGTTCTGCTTCTATTAGTTGATCTGCAGCCTCTCGTTTCTTTGCAATTACATTTATCGGAGTATGGCGAGTAAATTTACGCAATGCGGAAAGTAGCATCCGGAGTGCATCACCTTGCTCCATTGCAATGATGGTCTCTTTTGCATGCTGCTCAATTTCATTAAAAGCCTCTTGGCAGAAAATTTGCGTATATAGAAGCTTCTGGTTGCTCTTCTCAAGTCCTACTTTGGCAATAGATTTTTCTGTCCGTAACACCACAGATTCCATTGCATAGGCATTTGAGATTATATCTGCTATATTCGCTAATACCTCCTGTTCCTTTTCGAGCGCCTTTCCATATTTTTGTGCAGCTAATCCCGAGGCCATGATACCAATTTTTTTCGCATTCATGACCAAATATTTCTCCTGTTCAAGTGGTTCATCCCCGGGTTCTTCAGGCAACAACATCATCAACTCTTCTTGAAGCATTTGTGCTTTTTGCAGTAATGGCAACTCACCCTTTAAAGCTTTTTTCAAATATGTTCCCAAAACGAGCAAACGATTAATTTCATTTGTTCCTTCGAAAATTCTGTTAATCCGGGAATCACGGTAAACCCTCTCTATTTCGAATTCTTGCATAAAGCCATAGCCGCCATGAATCTGGACGCCCTCATCAACTACATAATCGAGCGTTTCCGTTGCAAACACTTTATTCAACGAACACTCAATGGCATATTCTGCAATCGATTTAGCTACCTCTTTCCCATCTTTAATTTCTTCATCAGAAAGCTTGCTCATCCGTTCCTCAAATAAGCCAACAGTCCGATACACTGAACTTTCAGTGGCATATGTTTTGGCCGCCATTGTCGCAAGCTTTTCTTTCGTTAAATTAAATTGTGAGATTGGTGTTTTGAATTGTTGTCTTCCGTTGGCGTATTTTACAGTTAACTCGAAAGCATGCTTGGATGCCCCGACAGTACCTACTCCCAATTTATACCGTCCAATATTTAAAATATTAAAGGCAATCACATGCCCTTTACCCGCTTCCCCAAGAAGGTTTTCCTTTGGAACCAGTACATCTTGTAGAATCAATGTTCTTGTTGAAGAGCTCTTAATCCCCATTTTCTTTTCTTCTGCTCCAGTTGAAACTCCAGGAAATTCTCTCTCTACAATAAAAGCGGAAAAATATTCGCCATCAATTTTCGCATAAACCACAAATACATCTGCAAACCCAGCATTCGTAATCCACTGCTTTTCACCGTTTAAGACATAATGGGTTCCTTCAGCATTTAGTCTTGCTGTTGTTTTTGCACCTAGTGCATCTGATCCTGAGCCTGGTTCCGTTAAGGCATATGCTGCAAGCTTTTCTCCCGAAGCCAAAAGAGGCAAATACGTTTGCTTTTGTTGTTCATTTCCAAATAAAACAATCGGTAAAGAACCGATACCAACATGTGCTCCGTGAGAAAGGGAGAAACCCCCAGAGCGTGACATTTTTTCGCCTATTAATGCAGAGCTAATTTTATCAAGCCCTAACCCACCATATTCTTCAGGTACATCTGCACCTAGAAGACCAAGTTCTCCGGCATGTTTTAGTAACTTTACTGTCCGATCAAATTCATGGCTTTCAAGATATGGTACCTCTGGTAACACTTCATTTTTTACAAATTCCTCTGCTGTTTTTGCGATCATTTTATGTTCGTCGGTATAATCCTCTGGGGTGAAAACTCGATCAAAGGAAATATCCTCCAATAAAAAACTTCCACCTTTTATCATTTTTTCAGTTTGATTTGTCATTCGCTTCTCTTCCTCCCATCAACTATTTTTTTAAAACAGCATTTTTTTAGCTGACATTCCCAAGATTATCCTTTATAAAAGTTCAAACACACCAGCAGCTCCCATTCCTCCACCAATGCACATAGTTACAATCCCGAATTGTACATTTCTACGCTTCATCTCATGTAAAAGAGTTAGGGTAAGCTTTGCACCTGTACAGCCGAGTGGATGTCCGAGGGCAATTGCACCACCATTCACATTTACTTTGTCTTCATCAAGCCCTAGTTCACGAATCACCTGAATTGATTGAGAGGCAAATGCTTCATTCAGTTCAAATAAGCCAATATCTGAAAGTTCAAGCCCAGCTAGCTTTAATGCTTTTGGAATAGCAACAACTGGACCGACACCCATGATTTCAGGCGGAACACCACCGACAGCAAATGAACGAAATTTTATCAAAGGCTTAAGTCCAAGCGATTCTGCTTTGACGCGGTCCATTACCATAACTGCTGCTGCCCCGTCACTTGTCTGTGAGGCATTACCTGCGGTGACTGTACCTGTTATAGAGAAGGCTGGGCGAAGTTTTGCCAACGACTCTAAATTTGTGTCAAGTCGAACCCCTTCATCCTGCAAAAATTGTATGTTTTTTTCAGTAAGCCTATGATCAGCACCAACAGACCTAATTTTCACATCAACAGGAACAATTTCATCCTTAAATTTCCCCTCTGAAATTGCCTTTGCAGCCCGTTGATGGCTACGGACGGCAAAAGCATCCTGTTCCCCGCGAGAAATGCCATATTTTTTTGCTACTTCTTCTGCTGTATGCCCCATCCCCATATAATACTGGGGGGTATTTTCAGCAAGTTTGATATTGGGACGTACAACATGCCCCATCATTGGAATAAGGCTCATTGATTCCGCCCCTCCTGCAATAGCTGTATCCGAGTGACCTAAGATAATCCCTTGGGCCGCATAAGCGATTGCTTGAAGACCTGACGAACAATAGCGATTTATAGTGAGCGCCGGAACCGTATATGACAAACCTGCAAGTGCCCCAATAGTGCGGGCCATGTTCATTCCTTGCTCCGCTTCCGGCATTGCACACCCAAATATTAAATCATCAATATTCCCTTCATAATTACCCGCGCGTTTTAATGTTTCTTTAACAACGAGTGCACCCAAATCATCAGGGCGAACATGGGCAAGCGTCCCTTTCTTCGCTTTACCAACAGGGGTTCGTGCCCCAGCAACGATAACAGCCTCTCTCATCCCATTCCCTCACTTTCTCTTTAAAAATATGAATCCTCTATTATTGTCCAACCCCAGTACCTAGGCAGTTTTTATCCGTGAATAAATTTTGATCAAACACCAACACTTTTCTAGTTCCGAAGTGGTTTTCCCTTTAGAAGCATATGTTGCATGCGCTGTTGCGACTTTTGTTCAGCAACTAGGCTTAAGAATGCTTCTTTTTCTAAATTCAATAAGTATTGTTCATCAACTTCGGTTCCATATAGGACTTTTCCGCCCGAAAGGACATACGCTAGCTTCTTCGCTATTTTTAAGTCATGTTCAGAAATATAGCCAGAAGAGAACATTGCTTCTGCTCCAAGCAATAATGTGGCATATCCCGTTTCCCCGACAACAGGAATTTTTCTGCGTACTTTTGATTTATATCCTGTTTCCGATAGCCTAAGGACAGCTTGTTTTGCGTCAAAAAGTAGATGGTCGCTATTTACACTGATTCCATCTGCAAGATCTAATAGATTCAGTTCGCGTGCCTCCTCAGCAGATGTTGATACCTTAGCCATTGCAATCGTTTCAAACACCTTATTAGCAACTTTTTGCAGGTCAAATTCAACACCATGAGGCAAATTTTCCAGA
The Neobacillus sp. PS3-40 genome window above contains:
- the gcvH gene encoding glycine cleavage system protein GcvH, producing MTTPKDLRYTEEHEWVKVEGDQVRVGITDFAQHELGDIVFVELPEVGDEIIADQPFGSVESVKTVSELYAPISGKVVEINEDLNDNPENVNESPYEKAWMIVIEVSDKSQVDKLMTAEQYEELLKDH
- a CDS encoding arsenate reductase family protein is translated as MALTFYWYPNCGTCQKAKKWLNDHQLTYTEIHIVENPPSRDKITEMYQKSGLELKKFFNTSGHKYRELGLKDKMKSATEQELMDLLASDGMLIKRPLLTNGEKVTVGFKADAFEKVWL
- a CDS encoding acyl-CoA dehydrogenase family protein, translating into MTNQTEKMIKGGSFLLEDISFDRVFTPEDYTDEHKMIAKTAEEFVKNEVLPEVPYLESHEFDRTVKLLKHAGELGLLGADVPEEYGGLGLDKISSALIGEKMSRSGGFSLSHGAHVGIGSLPIVLFGNEQQKQTYLPLLASGEKLAAYALTEPGSGSDALGAKTTARLNAEGTHYVLNGEKQWITNAGFADVFVVYAKIDGEYFSAFIVEREFPGVSTGAEEKKMGIKSSSTRTLILQDVLVPKENLLGEAGKGHVIAFNILNIGRYKLGVGTVGASKHAFELTVKYANGRQQFKTPISQFNLTKEKLATMAAKTYATESSVYRTVGLFEERMSKLSDEEIKDGKEVAKSIAEYAIECSLNKVFATETLDYVVDEGVQIHGGYGFMQEFEIERVYRDSRINRIFEGTNEINRLLVLGTYLKKALKGELPLLQKAQMLQEELMMLLPEEPGDEPLEQEKYLVMNAKKIGIMASGLAAQKYGKALEKEQEVLANIADIISNAYAMESVVLRTEKSIAKVGLEKSNQKLLYTQIFCQEAFNEIEQHAKETIIAMEQGDALRMLLSALRKFTRHTPINVIAKKREAADQLIEAERFIV
- a CDS encoding acetyl-CoA C-acetyltransferase, which produces MREAVIVAGARTPVGKAKKGTLAHVRPDDLGALVVKETLKRAGNYEGNIDDLIFGCAMPEAEQGMNMARTIGALAGLSYTVPALTINRYCSSGLQAIAYAAQGIILGHSDTAIAGGAESMSLIPMMGHVVRPNIKLAENTPQYYMGMGHTAEEVAKKYGISRGEQDAFAVRSHQRAAKAISEGKFKDEIVPVDVKIRSVGADHRLTEKNIQFLQDEGVRLDTNLESLAKLRPAFSITGTVTAGNASQTSDGAAAVMVMDRVKAESLGLKPLIKFRSFAVGGVPPEIMGVGPVVAIPKALKLAGLELSDIGLFELNEAFASQSIQVIRELGLDEDKVNVNGGAIALGHPLGCTGAKLTLTLLHEMKRRNVQFGIVTMCIGGGMGAAGVFELL